The Desulfuromonas versatilis genome has a segment encoding these proteins:
- a CDS encoding LemA family protein — protein MIRKHLWLLLAAALVLPALSGCGYNEIQKNEEAVFAAWADVEATYQRRADLIPNLVETVKAYAAHEQETLQGVTDARARVGQMNISAQDLNDPAALERFQAAQGQLSSALSRLLVVAENYPDLKANQNFRDLQHQLEGTENRINVARQRFNATVQTFNSSIRTFPNNLTNKFLLKLERKEPFKAEAGAEVAPKVNFN, from the coding sequence GCAAACACCTCTGGCTGCTGCTGGCCGCGGCACTTGTTCTGCCGGCCCTCTCCGGCTGCGGCTACAACGAAATCCAGAAAAACGAGGAGGCGGTGTTCGCCGCCTGGGCCGACGTCGAGGCCACCTACCAGCGCCGCGCCGACCTGATCCCCAACCTGGTGGAGACGGTCAAGGCCTACGCCGCCCACGAGCAGGAGACCCTGCAGGGGGTCACCGACGCCCGCGCCCGGGTCGGCCAGATGAACATCAGCGCCCAGGACCTCAATGACCCGGCCGCCCTGGAGCGCTTCCAGGCCGCCCAGGGGCAGCTCTCCAGCGCCCTCTCCCGCCTGCTGGTGGTGGCGGAGAATTATCCGGACCTGAAGGCCAACCAGAATTTCCGCGACCTGCAGCATCAGCTCGAGGGGACGGAAAACCGCATCAACGTGGCGCGCCAGCGCTTCAACGCCACGGTGCAGACCTTCAACAGCTCGATTCGCACCTTCCCCAACAACCTGACCAACAAGTTTCTGCTCAAGCTCGAACGCAAGGAGCCGTTCAAGGCCGAAGCCGGGGCCGAGGTCGCCCCCAAAGTGAACTTCAACTGA
- a CDS encoding TPM domain-containing protein: MMKMTARTFFTEEEKHRIEMAVQEAESRTSGEIVPMLVDASYDYPRAEIVGGGIFATATAGLIAWWLGHSSMWVFLPMFLPLYFLFKLILRQSPGLKRRLIHPDEMAAEVEEKALLSFYEQGLQHTRDQTGVLILISLLEHRVFVLADRGINQRVPPETWDEMVRTITLGIRDGHACEALCAAIRHCGDLLEEQFPRKADDTDELPNLILE; this comes from the coding sequence ATGATGAAAATGACGGCCAGAACCTTTTTTACCGAGGAAGAAAAACACCGCATCGAGATGGCGGTGCAGGAGGCGGAATCGCGCACCAGCGGCGAAATCGTGCCGATGCTGGTCGACGCCTCCTACGATTATCCCCGGGCGGAAATCGTCGGCGGGGGGATTTTCGCCACGGCCACCGCGGGCCTGATCGCCTGGTGGCTGGGACACAGCTCCATGTGGGTGTTTCTGCCCATGTTCCTGCCCCTCTATTTTCTGTTCAAGCTGATCCTCCGCCAGAGCCCTGGCCTGAAGCGCCGGCTCATTCACCCCGACGAGATGGCCGCCGAAGTCGAGGAGAAAGCCCTGCTGAGTTTCTACGAACAGGGGCTGCAGCATACCCGCGACCAGACCGGCGTGCTGATTCTCATCTCCCTGCTGGAACACCGGGTGTTCGTGCTGGCCGACCGCGGCATCAACCAGAGGGTTCCGCCCGAGACCTGGGACGAGATGGTACGCACCATCACCCTGGGGATCAGGGATGGACATGCCTGCGAAGCCCTCTGCGCGGCGATCCGCCATTGCGGCGATCTGCTCGAGGAGCAGTTTCCCCGCAAGGCCGACGACACCGACGAGCTGCCCAACCTG
- a CDS encoding TPM domain-containing protein, which translates to MRLLRLFVPALLLLLLAFQAAALDVPRATGYVNDRAGMLSAETVVKLERFLNGFEKSDSTQLVVLTVPSLEGNSLEEYALKVAEAWQIGQQGKDNGALLLIARDDRKIRIEVGYGLEGRLTDLLAGRIIDNEISPRFKAGDFDGGVIAGVAGMAEAMRGEYQGSGQSGGRKKQRSPFGLLLLLFFFAPLLMSMLGGPGLRRAHHRRGGFWIGGPPFGGGGGGFGGGGFSGGGGGFGGGGSSGGW; encoded by the coding sequence ATGCGCCTGCTGCGGCTTTTCGTCCCGGCGCTGCTGCTGTTGCTGCTGGCCTTCCAGGCAGCGGCCCTCGACGTGCCCCGGGCAACGGGATACGTCAACGACCGGGCGGGGATGCTTTCCGCCGAAACGGTGGTCAAGCTCGAACGCTTTCTGAACGGTTTCGAAAAAAGCGACTCCACCCAGCTCGTAGTCCTGACCGTCCCCTCCCTGGAGGGCAATTCGCTGGAGGAGTACGCCCTCAAGGTGGCTGAGGCCTGGCAAATCGGCCAGCAAGGGAAGGACAACGGCGCCCTGCTGCTGATCGCCCGGGATGATCGCAAGATCCGCATCGAGGTCGGCTACGGCCTGGAGGGACGCCTCACCGATTTGCTCGCCGGACGGATCATCGACAACGAGATTTCCCCCCGCTTCAAGGCGGGCGATTTCGACGGCGGCGTCATCGCCGGGGTGGCCGGCATGGCCGAGGCGATGCGCGGCGAGTACCAGGGGAGCGGTCAGAGCGGCGGGCGGAAAAAACAGCGCAGCCCCTTCGGCCTGCTGCTGCTGTTGTTCTTTTTCGCCCCGTTGCTGATGTCCATGCTGGGTGGTCCCGGCCTGCGCCGGGCCCATCACCGCCGAGGCGGCTTCTGGATCGGCGGCCCTCCCTTCGGCGGTGGCGGTGGTGGTTTCGGCGGCGGTGGATTTTCCGGCGGTGGTGGCGGTTTCGGCGGCGGCGGCTCCTCGGGAGGGTGGTAG